The genomic window CAGAGCACTAACTGCAAAGGCATCTTCCCACTGGAGCGGGTGGGGAGATCATTGTAGAAGGCACCTCTTTCCAGAGCATGGGGCGATGAACTTTACTTTAGAATCTCATccttctcctgccccccacccccaccccagaccaaggatttctcctgccccctcctcttcctctcctctagGCAAGATAAAGCAAAGGCAGTCTGGAAACTTGTTGCCAAAGGAAGGGAACCTTTCTGAAGGAGGAAGTTCAGTCTTAGGAGACCAGAGGCGCgcctgtctgtgtgtgtgtgtaatgtcagtcaaagaaagactgaTTAAAAGGAGGGTACTCAGAGTCTCCTGAGGTTTACCTGTTCTTGTTAGGGAGAAGGGAAATCTAGAGAAGTCTGAGTTAGAGGAGATATTTTGAGCTGAGGAGTCTGTTTGGGAGGTAAAGAAGTTAGATCGAATGGATATAAGTGTAGCTTTGGGGACAGGATATGGAGGTGCATTCCAGGGGTCTTTGTGGAGTAGGGTGCATGAATAACAATTTCCTATAGGTGAGGATTTTGTGGTTTCTTATGCATAGGGCCAAAGTAAAGCGAGGGGGATGGTCTGTGGGAGGGGTCTTGCAAGGGCTGAGTTAGGAAGGTGGTTCCTTAGAGACACAAGGGGCATTTCTGATTGTGCAGGGGGCTGCAATTAGGGGTACTTTTCTTGGCTCTGGTGCATGGCCTTTGTCACCAAgcatcctctctcttccctctctttcctccaggGTAACAAGATGCTCAACTACAGTACTCCCAGTGCAGGGGGCTGCCTGCTGGACAGAAAGGCGGTGGGCACCCCTGCCGGTGGGGGCTTCCCCCGGAGGCACTCGGTCACCCTGCCCAGCTCCAAGTTCCACCAGAATCAGCTCCTCAGCAGCCTCAAGGGCGAGCCGGCCCCAGCTCTGAGCTCTCGGGACAGCCGCTTCCGAGACCGCTCTTTCTCAGAAGGGGGCGAGAGGCTGCTGCCCACTCAGAAGCAGCCCGGGAGCGGCCAGGTCAATTCCAGCCGCTACAAGACGGAGCTGTGCCGCCCCTTCGAGGAGAATGGTGCCTGTAAGTACGGGGACAAGTGCCAGTTCGCGCATGGCATCCACGAGCTCCGAAGCCTGACCCGTCACCCCAAGTACAAGACGGAGCTGTGCCGCACCTTCCACACCATCGGCTTTTGCCCATACGGGCCCCGCTGCCACTTCATCCACAACGCTGAGGAGCGCCGTGCCCTGGCCGGGGCCCGGGACCTCTCCGCTGACCGTCCCCGCCTCCAGCATAGCTTTAGCTTTGCTGGGTTTCCCAGTGCCGCTGCCACCGCCGCTGCCACGGGGCTGCTGGACAGCCCCACGTccatcaccccaccccccatcctgaGTGCTGATGACCTCCTGGGCTCACCCACCCTGCCAGATGGCACCAATAACCCCTTCGCCTTCTCCAGCCAGGAGCTGGCGAACCTCTTTGCCCCTAGCATGGGGCTGCCCGGGGGTGGCTCCCCGACCACCTTCCTCTTCCGGCCCATGTCTGAGTCCCCTCACATGTTTGACTCTCCCCCCAGCCCTCAGGATTCTCTCTCGGACCAGGAGGGCTATCTGAGCAGCTCCAGCAGCAGCCACAGTGGCTCAGATTCCCCCACCTTGGACAACTCAAGACGCCTGCCCATTTTCAGCAGACTTTCCATCTCAGATGACTAAACCCTGGGTAGGGAGGGACCCCCTGCCTACTCCACCCCccatcctcccccccccacctgcctgaTTCCTGACAACCCCTACATTAACAAGGTTAAGCTCAACCCCTATCCCCCAGAACCTTGGaatgccccctccctctcttccctcttaaccccctcccccaacataaGGACAAGTCAATTTGTCAGTAGCTTCCTCTGGCTTGAAACCCCCTCTCCTCAATTTTATAGCCCACTTACCATGCATAACAGACAAGTCCCATATTTGTCAGTAGATGCCTTTTCCCCCTCGGCTTAAGCCTTAAGTgccaaatcacaaaagaaaaagcagtaacAGTTTACAGAAGCAATTTAGTGCCTTGTAATCTAACTTTGTCACTGTGACTACATTACCTCTTCAGCGCCAGAGGGCACCCGTgggcctccctgagcctctgcccatggggagggggaggggacccagAACCAGCAGCTCCCTCCGCTGGCGACCCAACTGCACCTTCCCTTATTTCAGCCTCccacaccctccctctcccctctccccatgaCCCCCACACCCTTCTTGGGAGAGTTGTTGCCAGACTCGGGTTTTTGGGGAAACCTATCTTGACATTCAAAACCTTTTGCTTCCTGACCTGAACCTCTTTTGACTAATCTTGCCTGGGTTCGCGTAGGTCTacaggaaggaagacaaaaaagtGGATGAAGATCGCGACATAAGTGGGactttgtgatttaattttttttctttttctttttttttaaagtggggagGATGGGGAAGCTAGATGGACTATGAGAGACTTGATTTTGGTGCTAAAGTTCCCCAGTTCATAtgtgacatctttaaaaaaaaataacaaaaaaatgagagaaaagctaaaaaaacATGTAAGGGGTGAGCAGTTAATGGTATTCATTCCACATACAATATCTGTGTAAAACGATTTCCTGTAGATGTAGCTTCAGTGGTTTTTGCTCTAGAATACCGTAGGTCTATCGTTTGAGCACTCACGCCATGCTTTTTTCCCTGGGTTTTAAACTTCATATAACTTTCAGAAATTGGAGAGCAAAAATTTTGCTTGTCACTGCACATCAAtataaaaaagcttatttaacTTATCAAAACGTATTTATTGCCAAAACTatgcttttttttgttaattttgttcatatttatcGGGATGACAAATCCatagaatatattcttttatgttaaatTATGATCTTCATATTAATCTTAAAATTTTGTGAcgtgtctttttccttttttttccacagtTTTAATATATTATTCTTCAACGacattttttgtaactttacactttttttggttattttattttaaaaaaatgaaaaattaatttaaaaaaatgcaaaaaactgttggattatttattttagaaatttcccCCCTTTGTGTTGGACTGCAAATtgagtttcttcttctttaggcCTTTTCACAGCTAGGACTGAGAATGTATGTAAAAGTTCTGTGACAGTACAGAAGGAAAACAACTTTTATGTATGGcttctaaaagggaaaaaacaaaacaaaacaaaagaaacccttTGACTTCTACGAGCCCATCTCAAGACATTCCGATTGCAGATTTGAGGTTCTGGATTCCAGGTTTGGAGTTTTCCAATGTCAATGCAAACAGAACTGGCACACACACATTAAGATGAATGTAATTATTATTCCTCTTGCTGGTCACTACCATcgctttcttatttctctttctttgtgtgaatttatttaaaagaaaaaaaaactttttgtaacGACTATTTGcagtttaaaaatcaataaaccccatttttttcaagaaacatgGATGGTGTAGCTGGTTTTTCTTGGTTTGTGGTTTTCCTTTGGTCTGTAGGTCCGTCCTTTGTAGAGGGGGCAGGTGCTAGGGAAGAGGAGAGCACTGGTTGCTTGTTTTCTCATCCTTCACAGTTAAGCCTATGGCTGGAGTTCCCTCTGTTGATGCTGGAAGTCTCTGAGCTTAGAGGGGACGGGGTGGGAATTTATTGCAAAGGAAACCCATACTTCTCTAGTATCTTCCCAGCGTGTGGATGTTGGTGAGGGACCGGCGTTGGGTACCCGTGCAGCTTCAGAGGTCTTCATGAAAGTTGAAGCCCAGTCTTCTCCACTCTATGGTCTTCATTCCTTTGGGTGGTGATTGGAGAGCCAAAATGGTGGAGGGGGACCTGCCACATGGTACTCCAGCCAGTCTGGGTTTGAGGGAGTTCTTTGGAGTGTTTCCAGGCTCGTTTTTTCCCCACACGAAATTGACCTAAACCTCTATCACCTCTCAACACCGGTCTGGGGTGGGCATGATGAAGGATTGCAGGGTTGGAGAGAAGCATCTAAGACAGTCAGGGGCCCAAATCGGCACTGGAGATTGGGGTGGTTCACCTGGAGCTGACCTGCACTTCTGTCATTTGGAGGGCCGTTAGGGGAAAGCGGCTGTTAAGATGGGCCAGTCCTAACAGGAAGTCATCAGAAATTCCTACCGTCTTGGTCTTGTTACACATGCTGGGCAGAATAGGTGGGTGGTTATCTGAGGAAGGGCGGGGTCCCCCCAGCTAGCAGCACTGCAGCCAAGGCCAGATGACCACTTTGAAGGGGATATTTTGCCTGCCAGAGGGGTTGGATCCTTCTGAAAACTGGTTCTTGGGAGCCATTCTTTTTGGGAAGGCAGGGATAGGTATTGCTATATGAGCTGCCTTTGGTTCCTTGCACTCTGTAAATCTAGGGGGTAAGCTGAAGTTCCATCATCAGATGGTCTCTCAAAATGTTATGTCTGCAGCAGACACTGGCTGGGCTGTCCTTGAGGCTTGGGAAGACCTACCTTATGCATCCTTATTAACTCTTAACTtccctgctgggggggggggcagatgcCCTTTCCTAAGGCAGCGGCTGCtggtggagagaggggaaagaagccCTCCTTGGGATTGAAATGAACCCAGGCTGCCAGTGCCTGTGGAGGGAatgaggggggtgtgtgtgtgtgtgtgtgtgtgtgtgtgtgtgtgtgtttggtggtgGTTGTGGCACGTGATCTTTCTTGACCAAAGGCAGAAAAGACATTTAGTTTACCTTGAGCTCATTCCCTGCAGGTTGTAGGTGAGCATATGGCAGACATTTTTCTAATTCTCTGGCTCGTGGTGACGCTGGTTGGGTTCTCAGAGGCTAAGCATACCGATCGGTCTGCCCAGAATTGCTTCAGTTGGAATTGGTCTCATGAGTGATACCAAAATTTGAAGCATTGACTCCAGGATGCCTTGGAGAGCAGGGGTTTCATGTACAGGCAAGGAGATGCTCTCTATGGCCTTGGGAAGCTCTCTGTCCCTAAGCCTTGACCCTTTTCCCCACTTAAGAGTCTCCATAGGAAACACACAGGCTGGGATTTTGGCCGCTCAGACCCACGCATGGTTATCACCCCAAAGTTGGATTTTCTGCCATGTAGATCTTCAAGATAGAGGAGATAGGTCCAAAGCTATATGGGAAAGGAACTAGCAGAAACTTTTGGGCCCTTTCTTCCAAAGTCCTGGAAGATGGTGGAGGGGCTTTAGCAATGGGCCTGTCCTCAGGCTGCGGGGGTCCAGTGAGGTGTGAGCCCTGAGCTGGTAGGAGATCTCCATCCCTGAGCTCCTATGCAGTGGGGAGGACAGGAGCcatgcagagaaagcaggaggtaAGGTCCACACCAAGGGAAGTAGGGCGGGAAAGGTCAGGTCTGCCTTTGTCAGCAAGTTTCTTGGGTCCAGGACTGCTTCCCTACCTCCTGTCCCAGACCTTGGGGCATCTCTGCTTTGGGGGCCTGCATGAGGTCTGCCCTGGTAGGGTAGGGCTTCCATGGCTATAGGTCTGGCAACCCATTATCTGGCCCTTGGCTACAGGTCTTCTTCCCTTGgagcagcaaaaagaaatgagttattcTGGCCATGGAGCAAGGACTTACCTGTCTGGGCCAGGAAGCTTCATTTTCAGAAGGAAGGTTGAGGGCCTGCTGTAGCTCATTGGCACTCTGGTGAAAGGAGGGCCTTTGAGAGAACAGGAAGGCAGACATGAGATAGGGTGTATAGCCCATTGGATCATGAAGCACTGGTGaccaaagggacagagagggtcaCAGCAGCAGGAAGCTTCCACGGCGTGGAGGGAGAAGGGTGATGGAACCCTTtgacctgggttcagatccctGCTCTCTTTGTGCCAGCTGTGCCTTGGACAGATGACTCAACCTTGGGGTTTTCATCTGTAACTCAAGAGTGACTGAGAAGCAAGTGAGCCGTTAGCAATGACAGCTCTTCATAAGTGGCAGGTAGTCTGAGAACTTCATGTGTGTTAACCCATTAAATGCTCATGTGACCCCACTGAGGCACTCCTATACTCTGCTCAGGTATGGAGATATTGGAGCTCAGAGAAGTTCACGAACTGGTCACAAAGCTAGAAGTGTTGTAATTGGAACCCAGGTCGGCCAGCTCCCTCATTGCATTTTGCCACCATGTCACAGACTGGCATACTCATGACATTTGGCACAACCCCTGGCACATATTAACTGCAAATCGACCAGCGTTAGTTCCCAACTCCCTCGGCCTATGGAGGCTGTGTAGGGACGAAAGAAGCAGCCAGTTGGATTAGATGACTTTGCACACACCCCTCcagtgtcatgatctcatgtcccACGAGGTCCTGGGTTTGGCATGTTTGGAGGACAGTGCCTGGGAGGAGGGGTAGGCCTCCCCCTTGGACTTTCCCCTTGTCTGCCTGCCATGGGGCAGCTTCTGTTAATGATCGACAGAGCAAAGGGTGCCCCAGGGCTACCTGGGAAGTTGGCCCTGTGCCCTTCTTCACCTGGGATCTCACCCCCCTGCACGTAGCCAACCATTTAATCACGTCTGGCTGGACTGCCTGAAATAGTGCCTGGgttcagagggggagggggcggaggagaCTACCCCGGCCCTTACCTCCCACTGGTGCCTTGGGGATGGCCCTTCTCTGACTGGCTTCTGCTCTACTGGGTGCAAGCCAGGACCCAGAGCTGGGGAGCAGTGCAAAACCTTAGCCCTTTCTTGAGGTCAGACTAGCGCTAGGAGTCCCCATGGTGACCCACCTCTTAGAGGGAAAAGCTTGGATTGCAGAAAACCTCCTGGGCTCAGAACCCACCATGATTTTGCAGGAGTCACAGGGTTACATCTAAGCTACTGTCATGGGAACTAGTCTCTGAGGAGCCAGGGACGGGGCTGTCCCCAAGAGAGACCAGATTCCCTCCTCCTACCTATGAGAGCCAGCTGCTGCTCATGGGGTGAGGATGCTTCCCTACATTTAGGCTGCTTGCAGTTATTTCAACATGTTGGAGAAGGCCAGGTCTCAAGGTACAAAGCTGGGAGTGACACCCGTATGTGCGCCATCAGCCTGGGGcacagtgaaaataaatattggCAATGGCCAAACTTGCGGTGATTTCTCACCTCCCAGGGCTAGTCAGGCAGCTGCCTCCTGACTCCCAATTGTACCTCAGGGAGAAGCAGGTCATGACCACATGGGACAGAGTTCATTTATGCCCATCCCAGTGCTCCATGGGCACGGGAAGCTCTGTTGCCCGGGGTGAGGGGCTGGATTTGGAATCAGATgcagctgggttcaaatccctgctcaGTGTCAACCTCACTCTTGTGACCTCAGGCTGAAAACTGACCAATAGcttagagcctcagtttccccatttgcagGATGGGGTGACAGCGAGGTGATAATTACACCCCAGTGATAAGATAAACCACAGTGCacgcaatggaatactatacagctgTATAAAAAACCAATGCTGGATGAATTACAGAAACACAAagttaagggaaagaagccagccaAAAAGAGTGTATGTTGTCTAAGTCCCTTTATATGAAGTTCACAAGCAGGCAAAAGTGATCTACAATGATAGAGTCCATCAGGagatagatatatacacacaagaAGTTCACTGAGCTGCAGACAGAAGATTTAAGTACTTTACTGTATGCAAGttacatgtaaatataaaaaccTATAGTGCTGTTATAGTGTTCATACAtacaagggaaaaatgaaatttataaaaagaaaacgaAATGAAATGAGTACCCAGCCTAGTATTGGCACTTAATATCGTGGCTGGTTTTTGTAATAGGCACGACCTGAGGACATCAGTACTGCCCTTGTTCCCTTTTCGTAGAAGGAGAGCATGGGCTCAGAGCAGCTGAGTAAATTGCATACGTGAAGTGGGATTTGAATTCTGGCACATCGGTGTCAAGCCTACGCAGCTGCCCAGTACCCCATAGGCCCCTCAATGCACAGGTGCTGTTTTCTTAGAAAAGCTCAATACACAGTAATCCAGCCTCAAGCAAGCTACTTAGTAAATGAAAAGATCTAATTAGTAAGTAGGAAAGAGTTAGAGAAGAGTTTCTTGCTCTGCAGATTCAAAATTAATCTCCTGGGGCAGGTTGGTACCTCCTATACTTTGTGTGAGGTAGAGGGAGGTCAAGTTAGAGCCTTTCTGAGCTCtgaggggctggagagaggagggctAGGCTGGGGAGGCCAGCATTGGTGTCCTGGGATTCCTCCACGTGGCCTGCCTGCCCAGGCCCGTCTCCCCCTGAGGCTgatggaggctgggaggcctCTGAGGGGCCTGCCTGGCCCAGCCtgccctccctggccctcagGCTCAAGGGTGCATGAAAGCCTCACGTGGCCATCACGGCACCACTTCTGACCCCTGTTCCAGTCCACTCTTTTGGGACATGGTTCCAGTATTAATGCTTCGGGAAACTGTTCTTGGATCCTGACTGAGGGAGGTGCCCAGCTCAGCTGATGAATCTGATGATGAATCAGGCTCTGGGACAGGCACTTGCGGGACTGGGCCACAAGGGCAGGATATGGAGGCTGAAGCTTCAGTGCTCTGGGAAGGGACTGACGCTCAGTTGGGCTCAGGCACAATGGCAGAATTGAAAATGTTCACTCTCAGTGTTGTACAAATGAGTGCCTCCTTAAATTTGGCACTCCTGGCGGCTCACTTGCCTCCCCTTCACTCTTGCCCTGCCATCCCAGCCTGGATTTATTACCCTGCTCACAGccacttacaagctgtgtgaccttgggcaagtcacttaacctctctgagactcattTTCCTCCTCCAAGTATGGGGACAGGAAACATACTCTGCTGTGAGGATCGGAGGAGATGGAGAGGAAGGAGTTTGGGGAATGAAAGACCCTGGACAGAGGTGGCATTGAGAGCATGAAAGCAGCTTGTGGCCCTCCGGGGTGACAGAGCCCCTTCTTCAGGGATGTTTTAGTGTCATAACCTGGTGCCCTCTGCTGATGTGGCCCACCTGCTGGATTCTCTGCCTTGACTTCCCATGTGGTGTGTCCTTTAGGTGAATCTTtgaaatttacataataaaaataatgacactaTTCAGTGTTTGTAGAGACTTAGCATGCACGCCAGGTGCTGGTTTCAGTCCTCCATCACATGTTCTCATCTGATAGTACTTATGAGTAAGTACTATGattagacccattttacagatggggaaagtcAGGCTCAGGAAGAAGACGGTATCCCCCATCACATGGTTGTACATGACTGCGCTGCCACCCCGGTCTGTCTGACCCCACTGCCCAAGCTCTCAGCCCCCACACTCCCACTGGGAGGGAGACAGATGTCAGATGGCACTGGGGTCACTCAGCAGCTCTGGGTTCTGAGATTTGCTCTCCCCTGAGGACCCACAGGAACGGAGGAGAATATGTCTCCCCTCAGCTTATCCTTCCTTGGGATGTTGCCATCCCATCTGGTTACCCTCTCCACAGCACAGGGGGTCAGGGTGGTGAGCAGAGGGTAGGCTTATTTTTTGCCTCtcttacaaatggggaaactgaggtacaatATGGTAGTGCCGAGTGCGCTGGGATCACCCTCAGTTGCAGCAGCTGCACTGAAAACTAAGTCCCTGTCTCAGCTGTGCTGCGGCATGACTGGTGGTGGAGAGAATGATATTTCAGTGCTGTCCTGCCCGATGGGTGATGGAGCAACCTCGGATACTGCAGGAGCCTCCTAAGGGCTAAGGTACTTACTCCCTAACCAGCCTCACTGTCCACCTGAAACTTGGGACCGTGCGGGTCTTCTCTGGAAGGCACTGGAGGGTTGCTAGAGTTGGTGTTCCTTCTTCTGGTGCTTCCTTTTCTGAGAGATGCTGCCTGTAATTATCCGACTGCATTCCACCATTCCCCCTCCACCACGAAAGTCACTCGCTCCTGCCAGtgcagggtcagagggagaaaaatggtgggTTCTCAAGCCAGTGCCAGGTGAGGACGGTGCCCggtgaggacagagggaggaggcacCGCCAGTCAGCTGCAGCCCCCACTCAAATCTTCCCCCAATTGCCTCaagctgggggcaggaggggcagggcttATTGATTTGCTCAAAAAGGCCTGTTTCCTCAGGCCTCTTTCTTCCCTGGTTGCTGACCATTTGACTGCCCAGCCTTGAGTGCCCTGAGGCATTGTGGGCAGCCAGGCAGTGGCTTCGGTCAGACTTCTGGACTCaggtaaaagacaaaatatttttggtttctgGGTTGTCCTtgcctcttcttctctccttgcATCCTGCAGCTTTGGGTTTGGTTTGGAGCTAGAGCAGTCTTCCTGCAAGGTGGATGGCCTGCAAGCCAAACAGTGCACGTCAAAGCCGCCCCCAACCCCCTTGCATAGCCGGATGTTCAGGAGGGCTTCTGGACTGCGGGTCCACATCCAAAGGAGCTTAGGAGCTGGGTTTTCTCATCTTAGACGTACATTAGAAGTCCACGCCAACGTGAAAGCAAACCCGGGAGTTATGTATGATTAGTACAACCGCCCAGCTGTGCCCAACCTGGTTTGGGGGCTGGAGAGGACAAGTCCACCCTTGTCAAAGCTTGCTGATAAACCTGAG from Suricata suricatta isolate VVHF042 chromosome 9, meerkat_22Aug2017_6uvM2_HiC, whole genome shotgun sequence includes these protein-coding regions:
- the ZFP36L1 gene encoding mRNA decay activator protein ZFP36L1 yields the protein MTTTLVSATIFDLSEVLCKGNKMLNYSTPSAGGCLLDRKAVGTPAGGGFPRRHSVTLPSSKFHQNQLLSSLKGEPAPALSSRDSRFRDRSFSEGGERLLPTQKQPGSGQVNSSRYKTELCRPFEENGACKYGDKCQFAHGIHELRSLTRHPKYKTELCRTFHTIGFCPYGPRCHFIHNAEERRALAGARDLSADRPRLQHSFSFAGFPSAAATAAATGLLDSPTSITPPPILSADDLLGSPTLPDGTNNPFAFSSQELANLFAPSMGLPGGGSPTTFLFRPMSESPHMFDSPPSPQDSLSDQEGYLSSSSSSHSGSDSPTLDNSRRLPIFSRLSISDD